From the genome of Psychrobacter sp. M13:
TGAACAGCAATAAGATACTTGCGAGGCGTTCCATGGAACATAATTCCAAGAAATAAAAACATAAAGTTAACTAAGTCTAACGTTAAGGCAAATCCATTTTGTGCAAAATAATAAACAATGAAAGCAATTCCCATTACACCGATTACCATGGATAAAATCCAGCTATTTTCCAAACGTTCTGCTGGAGTCATAGCTGACTTTTCAGGAAGCTCCTCAACGATTGGGTCAACTAGAAGCTTCGGATCGACGGTCACGGTATCTTCTTTTTTTGGCATCATAAAACGGTTTAATAAAGGAACAATAATCACCAAACTTACGACAATGATCAAGTTGTAACTAGCAAAAATAGTCGCACTCGTTGGAATAATACCGATTTTGTCAGCGAATGGATGCCCTTCTGTTGCAATTGACAGCGGAATCGATCCAGAAAATCCAGCATGCCAAATAATAAACCCAGAATATGCACTGGCAATCAGTAGACGATAATCAACGTGCTCAACACGCTTCGCTAATTCTTTTGCGAACAACGCACCAATAACTAATCCAAACCCCCAGTTAATCCAGCTTGCTGCAAGTGATACTAAGGTTACCCAAATAATCGCACTACCTGGCGAGCTTGCAAAACTCGCCAATTTCCCTAAGCCTTTTTTGAATATCGGACTGCTTGCCAATACGAAACCAGTGACAAGCACTAGCACCATTTGCATTGAGAAAGCGAGTAATGCCCAAAACCCTTCACCCCAAAAAGCTACCATCTGTAAAGGTGAGGAGTCGGTTAAGCCTAAGCCTAGACCGAAAATCACGACGGTTAAGATGATAACGAATAAAAATGGATCTGGTAAATACTTTTCCATCAAACTGTTCGAAAAATGTGTGATTCCCTTCATTTCTTAACTCCCTTATGTCCAAATTTTTATTGAATTTTCAATGCTACCTCATTCTGTCTTTTTATTCTTATCTATTCATTTGTAACTTGTTTTTTTAATGCTGTATTGACTGCTTAAATTATTTTTCTTCTTCAAGAGCACATAGGATAGGTATCGAAAAATCCTTCCAATCTTTAGAAAATGATTTGTGTATGAAAGTTATTTTCTGAAAATAAAAGCGGATCTAAGGTAAAAATAAATAAACCCTCCTTACCCTCAGTTATTCAGCTAAAATCATCAATAATGAATAAATTAGTAAAAATACGGTTATCCAATGAATATGCAACATATACTTGATGATATTGCCGCTCAGATGGCAAGTGAGACTGAACGTGGATATGTGGCAAATTACATTCCACAGCTCGCTCATATCGATCCAAATCAGTTCGGGATTGCCGTTGCGACACCTGATGGGCAAGTCTATTCAGCGGGTGATGCCAGTACGCTTTTCTCTATTCAAAGTATCTCCAAAGTATTTACTTTGACCATCGCCCTTGGCAAATTAGGCAATGCGCTTTGGAACCATGTCGGCCGTGAGCCATCGGGTGACCCTTTTAATTCAATTACCATATTAGAGTATGAATCGGGTATGCCGCGTAATCCACTAATTAATGCTGGCGCAATTGCGGTAGTCGACGCCATTATGATGGGGCATGAACCCAAAGAGATATTGGCTGAGATCCTACAGTTCGTACATTTTATCGCTGATGATGACTCGATTCGCTTTGATGATAAAGTGGCAGCGTCTGAGATGGAGCACAAAGATCGTAACGCATCACTAGCTCACTTTATGAAGTCATTTGGTCATATCAAGCATGATGTTGATAAGGTATTAGGGGTCTATTTTCATCAATGTTCGATTGCGATGAGTTGCCAGCAATTGGCTTGTGCAGGTCGATTCTTGATGTCTAATGGTATCAATCAACATACTGGGGTGAGAGTAATTAACCCACAGCGCTCCAAGCGGATTAACTCTCTGATGATGATGTGCGGTCACTACGATGGCTCTGGTGAGTTTGCTTATCGTGTTGGCTTGCCAGGCAAAAGCGGCGTGGGTGGTGGTATCTTAACGATTGCGCCAGGCAAAGGCTCAATTGCAGTATGGTCGCCAGGGCTTGATCCCGTCGGCAACTCAAAGCTTGGGCTAAAAGCATTAGAGATGCTGGTAGAAAAAACAGGCTGGTCTGTTTTTTCAGATTAAAATAAGTTCTTAATATAATTCAGAGTTAAATAAATTCTCGCACTACATCCATTATCCTCGCGTCGACCACGCGCTGCACCCTTTCTTCAATCTCATTACATAACGACTCAACTTTGCGTTTAGAAGTTGCGACTACTATGAACGTCCACTCACTAGCATCATGCCGATCAAGCTCGCCACTTTCACATACTGCTATTGCAGGATTACGTCCGATACGCTCATGCAAGCCGCCCATACGCTGACGCTTTTCTTTTAGAGAGCTGCATCCCGGTAGGGTAAAAGTTAGCGTTAAAATGCCGATGTGCATCGTAGTCTCCTTGATAGGTCGTTTCTAAATTGATTTAACTTTACGCTGTTGTACCATCTACAAAAGCTAAACGAGTTCGACAACCTTAATCGTATTTTTTAGATTCGATATTAGATACACACTCAGGCAAGTTTTGTACCGCCACGCTTGCCGCATCAATAGCACCAGCCGTATAGCCAGAGAACTGCCGCGACCATTCGCTACCTATGCCTGTTAAGCACTGTTGCCAGACGCCTGAGCTTGCTCTAGCATTAGGAGCTAAGGCGTGTTGACCATAACTATCCGCATTGACATCAAGATCAGCAATCGTCGCGGTAAACGGATCTTGTGCCCAATCTTTGAGGTACTCAGCTTTTGGCGTACCTGCCTCTGCGCCAAATAAACGCACAAGTTGTTCGCGACAATACTCTTTTAATACTGTTTCGGAGATGCTTTGACGCTGTTGTACTGGCACACCAATAAAACCAAATAATGCGCCGCTACCCTCTGTTATGGAGGCATCATGAATCTCAACAAGAGGCCCTATCGCACTACGCGCTTCTCCTGATAATCCTGTATCGCGCCAAAAGGGCGTATCATAAACTGCAAAGTATTTGGCATGAGGTGCCATCCAAGTCGCTGTATTATGCCATTGAATTGTCAGATCAGTCGGTAGGGCAGGGGTAAACGCTATGCTGGCTGCTGCCAATCGTGGTGGTAGCGCTAGTAGTATATGCCCAGCTTGCCAAGTCGTCAGCTGTCCAGATGAGTCTTTAC
Proteins encoded in this window:
- a CDS encoding glutaminase; its protein translation is MNMQHILDDIAAQMASETERGYVANYIPQLAHIDPNQFGIAVATPDGQVYSAGDASTLFSIQSISKVFTLTIALGKLGNALWNHVGREPSGDPFNSITILEYESGMPRNPLINAGAIAVVDAIMMGHEPKEILAEILQFVHFIADDDSIRFDDKVAASEMEHKDRNASLAHFMKSFGHIKHDVDKVLGVYFHQCSIAMSCQQLACAGRFLMSNGINQHTGVRVINPQRSKRINSLMMMCGHYDGSGEFAYRVGLPGKSGVGGGILTIAPGKGSIAVWSPGLDPVGNSKLGLKALEMLVEKTGWSVFSD
- a CDS encoding DUF503 domain-containing protein, with the translated sequence MHIGILTLTFTLPGCSSLKEKRQRMGGLHERIGRNPAIAVCESGELDRHDASEWTFIVVATSKRKVESLCNEIEERVQRVVDARIMDVVREFI
- a CDS encoding FAD-dependent oxidoreductase, with amino-acid sequence MKQASVAIVGGGLSGLYAALLLEKKGIDYILLEARPTLGGRIITTRSATDMPLESPNTDATTALSADNFDLGPSWFWPDFQQQLGQLIDELQLESFEQFEEGDMMVERSAHEPAIRSQGYKSTSPSMRLKGGMAALINALYNRLDRNKIITNQPVHQINKTDEYIEVISKDSSGQLTTWQAGHILLALPPRLAAASIAFTPALPTDLTIQWHNTATWMAPHAKYFAVYDTPFWRDTGLSGEARSAIGPLVEIHDASITEGSGALFGFIGVPVQQRQSISETVLKEYCREQLVRLFGAEAGTPKAEYLKDWAQDPFTATIADLDVNADSYGQHALAPNARASSGVWQQCLTGIGSEWSRQFSGYTAGAIDAASVAVQNLPECVSNIESKKYD
- a CDS encoding short-chain fatty acid transporter → MKGITHFSNSLMEKYLPDPFLFVIILTVVIFGLGLGLTDSSPLQMVAFWGEGFWALLAFSMQMVLVLVTGFVLASSPIFKKGLGKLASFASSPGSAIIWVTLVSLAASWINWGFGLVIGALFAKELAKRVEHVDYRLLIASAYSGFIIWHAGFSGSIPLSIATEGHPFADKIGIIPTSATIFASYNLIIVVSLVIIVPLLNRFMMPKKEDTVTVDPKLLVDPIVEELPEKSAMTPAERLENSWILSMVIGVMGIAFIVYYFAQNGFALTLDLVNFMFLFLGIMFHGTPRKYLIAVQEAVKGAGAIIVQFPFYAGIMGMMTASGLAGVMSDAFVSASTVDTLPLFAFLSAGLVNFFVPSGGGQWAVQAPIMLEAAEVLGSDPARVAMAVAWGDAWTNMIQPFWALPALAIAGLKAKDIMGFCVIVLIVSGVIIGLGLLFL